The Lutibacter profundi region CTTGCAACTAATAATATCATCCTAAATGACAATGACCGTAAAAGATTAAATGACCTAAAAATCATTCACTTTAATCAAGATGATATATCTTATTATGAACAATTAACATCTTATTTGGGTCACGCAGCAAAATATCAATTATTAGGCAGATTATTTAAAACACAAGAAATTCCAGAGTTAAAGAACAAAGTTCCTGCAATAAAAGGGAAGATGGGTTCGCATACATATTATTCATTTTCAATCGAACCTGATACTCTTCTAAAACTTTCTTATATCTTACATAGTACTATAACCACAGAGGATTCAGAAGGAGCTTACCAAAGAATGGTGTCAAAGAGTAGATTAAATGAAATTGATAAATTTTTGTCTAATGGTGGTTATTTCCCTAATTCAATAATAATTAATATAAACACTCCTAAAGAAAAGCCATTATATTCAGATAATATTCAAGGAAATCACGATAGTTCAATTTCTGATTTATGCGTTTTACACCTACCTAAAAGTTATCAATCAGCATTTATTATTGATGGTCAGCACAGATTATATGGTTATGCAAATAATGAATGGAAATATAAAAACAGTATTCCCGTTGTTGCCTTTGAAAATCTCCCAATAGAAGAACAAGTAAAAATGTTTGTTGATATCAATCATAAGCAAAAAAGTGTTTCCAAGAATCTTTTAACCACTATTATTGCTGATCTAAAATGGGAATCTCCTATTTATAAAGATGCAATTTTTGCAATGCAATCTAAATTACTACAACGTTTAGGTGAAAGAGATGATAGTCCTTTATATAGACGTATTATAGTTGGAGAAAATAAAAAAAGCGAAACTACTTGTATTACATTAGATTACCCAATTTCGTATGGCTTTAATAAAACAAATTTATTTGCTAGAATAGTTAAAAATAAATTAATTAGTACTGGACCTTTATGGGTTGATAATTATTCTGAAATGCTTGATAAGAATTTCATCTATTTCCAAGCGGTTTACAGTTTTATAAAAGAAGAAACATTAACGAGTTGGAAAAGAGGTAGTGCAGAAGGAGGCTTTATTGCAATGAATATTGGAATTTTGTCAATTATTAGACTATGTGATAGTATTCTAACTCATTTAATTGAAAATGAACATTTAGAACCTCAATTAACAAATGGTAAAGATCTTGCTGATCTGACAATAAAATATTTAAATCCTGTAACTGATTACATTAACAAACTAACCAGTCAAAAAACAAAAGATTTTAGAAGTGCTGGTACTGGTGGTCAAGGACGAGAAAATGTTATAAGAGAATTTCAAAGAGTAATAAGAGAAAGGTTTAAAGATTTCGAACCAAATGGTTTAGAGAAATGGATAAAAGATAATTCAGGAAAGTACAACACTCAATCAAAAGATATTGTTGATCAAATTCAACTGGCTATAAGAGAAAACTTATTTAATTCACTAAAGGAAGAATTTGATGATAGGTGGTGGTTTGATGGAGTACCTAAAGAGACACAAAAAAGAGCAGCAGCAGAAGCAATTGAAAGAGGAAGTAATGAGCCACACTGGAATTTTGTTTTCTTATTGGATTATTTGAAAATAATAAATACTAATTGGGCATTATTTAAAGACAATTATTCTGATCCAGATAAAGATGCTTATCAAGGTAAAGGTAGCCAAAAAGAAAAAGCAACTAAATGGTTTTCAAAATTAAATGACATAAGAATCAAAGTCAGCCATCCTGAACGGGCATCTGTTACTGAAAGTGAATTTAAGTTTTTAACTCGATTACAAGATTGGTTGTTACCTAATATTTTTATAGATGAAATAAATAATACAGAAACAGAAATTGAAGAATAACTATTGCCAACAAAGTATAAAAATAATAGCCTAAATAGTAGTAAATATGAACATTGTAGTCCGCATAAAATTTAGTAGTAAATTGAAAAATTCTACTTCCGCAATCGGCTACTATTCTTATACTAAACGTTGCAATTAATTGGGAAATTTCGTTTTTTAGGATATAAAGTTCATTAAAATTATAATATTAACTATCGGAAAAATCTCTGATTAAGGAATGAATTGTTCAGATTGATTTTCTAAGTGAACAGATTGATTTTCAGAACGCACAGATTTGAGAAATGAAACGTAAAAAACTGTTGAATTGCACAGATTTTAGAAATGAATCGCACAAAATGAGAAATGACACGAATAGAGAAATGAATCCGATTTTATGTTCATTTCGGAGAAAAATATGATTGAAAAATGGTAACTAAACCGATAAAATAGCAAGATTTTATTCTCATTTCGCACAAACGGAGAAAGATAAAATTAAATAAAATACAAAAAATCAGATAATACCGAAATTGAAAAATGATTGAAAACAACTAATTGCAACAAATCATAAAATTTATGCTTAAATTTGGATTTAGTACGAAATGACAAACATTTTAACAAACCGATTTGCTACAACCGAAAAATCTCCGATTTCTCAGTCGCACAAATCTTATAAAAGCCGTTGCAATTAATTGGGAAATTTCGTTTTTTAGGATATAAAGTTCATTAAAATTATAATATTAACTATCGGAAAAATCTCTGATTAAGGAATGAATTGTTCAGATTGATTTTCTAAGTGAACAGATTGATTTTCAGAACGCACAGATTTGAGAAATGAAACGTAAAAAACTGTTGAATTGCACAGATTTTAGAAATGAATCGCACAAAATGAGAAATGACACGAATAGAGAAATGAATCCGATTTTATGTTCATTTCGGAGAAAAATATGATTGAAAAATGGTAACTAAACCGATAAAATAGCAAGATTTTATTCTCATTTCGCACAAACGGAGAAAGATAAAATTAAATAAAATACAAAAAATCAGATAATACCGAAATTGAAAAATGATTGAAAACAACTAATTGCAACAAATCATAAAATTTATGCTTAAATTTGGATTTAGTACGAAATGACAAACATTTTAACAAACCGATTTGCTACAACCGAAAAATCTCCGATTTCTCAGTCGCACAAATCTTATAAAAGCCGTTGCCAAATATGGCGGATTATGCTCAGATTTTATAAAAGTTCTTTAAAATAAAAATTTAGAAAGCCGACAATTTTCAGATTATTTTTCTAAAGTAATAATATGAGAAATGAAACGGTCAGATTGATTTTCAGAACGCACAGATTTGAGAATTGAAACGTAAAACTGTTGAATTGAACAGATTTTAGAAATGAATAGCACAAAATGAGAAATGAATCCGATTTTATGTTCTTTGCGGAGAAAACTATGATTGAAAAATGGTAACTAAACCGATAAAATTGTTGGACTTCACTCCTATTTCGCACAAACGGAGAAAAAAATTGACAAAAAAGTATAGAATATAAATAGAGACATATTGATATGATTAAAAACCACATTAGGCAACAAATCATAAAATTTATGCTTAAATTTGAACTAGTACAAAACGACAAACATTTTAACAAACCGATTTGCTACAACCGAAAAATCTCCGATTTCTCAGTCGCACAAATCTTATAAAAGCCGTTGGCATACATTAGGAATGAAGTACAAATTTAGAACAATATCAATTTTTTATTTTATTATAATATTCGGAATATGTTTAATTACAATTGGATATTTAGGAATTAGAATATTTGGAATAATGAATTCATTTATGGCTATCTTATTTTCCATTTTTGCATTTATTATCTCATATTTAATTTCATACAAATTGACTTTAGGAAAAGTACAAGTTACATTGACTACTAAAAAAATCGATTATTTATGGATACAAAAACCACTTTTTACATTCCAAAATAATGAATCTATTGATATTGAAAGTATTAAAAGTTGGAAATATCAAACTGAATTCCAATACAGTTTTTTTAAAATTTATAACCCTGCTGATATTATTACTATTATGAGACTTCCTAATTGGAGTCCCGAAAAAGATGATTTTGATAATTTTTTATTTGCATTTAAAAAGAGAATTGAAAGAATTAATAACAAAAGAGATATTAAGACTAATAAGAACAATATTAATCAGAACAAAAAAAATAAAATAAATGATAAAGAGGTCGATTTTTACAAATCAAAAGGAGCAAAATTATTATTGTATATATATTTCTTGACAATAATAATGGCTTTGTTTTACGTATATCAAAACTGGAATAATAATGAGTCAAATACCATATTTATGATTTATGGAATATCAGGCTGTATATTTCTTATCCAAAAACATTTTAGATTTATAAAAGATAAATAACGTATGCCAACACCTCATAAAATTTATGCTTACATTTAAACTAAATATTAACGACAAAAATTCTAACAAACCGATTTGCTACAACCGAAAAATCTCCGATTTTCCAGTCGCACAAATCTTATAAAAACTCGGTTAGCATAAATGGCTCGACTGATTTTTTCGCCCGACAAATTACAGTAGAAAAAGTAATTTAAAATACTAAGATTTTGAGTATTAAAAATGAGTAAATAAGACAAATTAAACTAGTCCGATAAATTTTAAATGGAAAATGAGTAAATAAGACAATTTGAACAATTATGACAAATTTTAGATTATCCTCTACTCTACCGAATTGAGAATTGAAACGTAAAAACTTATCGAATAGCGCAGATTTAAGAGCTGAAACGAAAAATAAGCAGAACCAATACAAGTAAAATTAAAAATTGTAACAAAACCGATTAAAAACAATAGATTTCGCTAAATGAATGTAATAATTGAAATGCTGGATTTAAAAGTTGTTATGGATAATACTACAACAGACAAAACTC contains the following coding sequences:
- a CDS encoding DGQHR domain-containing protein, producing MKITKEDLINNFANSLVQDQELKTTISKKRKLNIEKSIQQELKEKYFDEGWELIRDNKSTSRIKKPKSHNVLFEDKVWVVLAKMGFKQMNADANLKLPYSKDFSIPGRQIDVFAADEETILIVECKSSNELQKKSLQTIINDFATIQRGSIPFLKEFYNEQRKVKFILATNNIILNDNDRKRLNDLKIIHFNQDDISYYEQLTSYLGHAAKYQLLGRLFKTQEIPELKNKVPAIKGKMGSHTYYSFSIEPDTLLKLSYILHSTITTEDSEGAYQRMVSKSRLNEIDKFLSNGGYFPNSIIININTPKEKPLYSDNIQGNHDSSISDLCVLHLPKSYQSAFIIDGQHRLYGYANNEWKYKNSIPVVAFENLPIEEQVKMFVDINHKQKSVSKNLLTTIIADLKWESPIYKDAIFAMQSKLLQRLGERDDSPLYRRIIVGENKKSETTCITLDYPISYGFNKTNLFARIVKNKLISTGPLWVDNYSEMLDKNFIYFQAVYSFIKEETLTSWKRGSAEGGFIAMNIGILSIIRLCDSILTHLIENEHLEPQLTNGKDLADLTIKYLNPVTDYINKLTSQKTKDFRSAGTGGQGRENVIREFQRVIRERFKDFEPNGLEKWIKDNSGKYNTQSKDIVDQIQLAIRENLFNSLKEEFDDRWWFDGVPKETQKRAAAEAIERGSNEPHWNFVFLLDYLKIINTNWALFKDNYSDPDKDAYQGKGSQKEKATKWFSKLNDIRIKVSHPERASVTESEFKFLTRLQDWLLPNIFIDEINNTETEIEE